Part of the Aquimarina sp. MAR_2010_214 genome is shown below.
ATACCAAGAAGAATGCCTAATAGTAGTAGGTTTACAAAAGCAGCCATTAATGTGCCTGTAGAAATAGCTCCTAATGTGTTATAGAGCACTTTTATTGGTTTAAGAAAATAACAAAAAACACTCAATATAATGCCTAAACTTATATTTCCAAAAGTAAATATTATAACTAATACACCTTTGTGCATATTATGATCTTCAATCCACTTTAAGATATCATCTAATCCCATATTAATTAGAAATAGATTTGTAAATGATAAAACATAGTACACAAATCACTAAAAACAATATAAAAAAGCTTGCTTTTTTTTTCATAAAAGGAATATCTTCATAAACAAATTCATACAAGGCTTTATCCATTATAACCAGTTCCTTATCTTTTTCGTTTTTTATGATCTCCAAACTACCATCTTTATTCTTAATGACTGTACCTGTAAGAATATATTCTGTACCGTCTTCTAACAATAAATTTTCTACGTCAAGTAACGTTCTGGATAGTTTTTTTTCTGTTCTATTTACATTTATTTGTATAGAAATGCCTCTAGCATTTACTTTTATTTTCCCTGTAGAATCTTCGATATAGAAATCAGTACTTTTAGATTCAGTTCTATAAGTTCTCCATTTTTTTCTTCCTTTCGCTCTTCTTATTCCACCGTAACGATAGGATAATTGGCTATAACTATAACCAATACATTTAGTTTCTGTTATAGGTGACCCTATCTTATCAATAGCTAGTATACGTCCTTTTATCTTACATAATCCATTAGGTGATTCACTTATTTTAGAAACCTCAAGAGTTTCGATAGTACTTGGTTTTTTCTTTTTAAGAACACCGTATAAGATCATACCTCCGATCAAAACAAAAAACAAAACATCAGAAGTATCAATGTCGAAGGATAAAAAAGGAAATAGCATCTACGATATTTTTAGAAGTAATATCTTGTATGTTAATTTGATCTGTTACTGCCATAGGTTGTGCTTGTTTTTTATGATCAGATGTAGTAACACATGCCAATACCAAAAAACAAGTACACCAAACCTTTATAATCCCCACTATGCTTTCCTTAGTTTTAGGTTTCGTTTGCTAAATTTTTGTTTAGGGCAATACAAGTAGAGACCATAAAACATTGCTTTTTTTCTATTATTTTTTTTATATAAGATCCATGCCGAACTTTTATTTCGTAACCTTGTATCAATAGGATTCTTATGACGTAATTGACAACCCCCCCCCTTGAATAAAATATCAATTCATAATTAGTTATTGGTTGCGTTTCAATAGATGGGTTATCTAATAAATTTAAATCTTCATTCCACAATTCTTGTATTTCAGTTTTACTTCTATAATATGTCTGTGACCGAATTAAATAAGAATGAAAAAGTTTTTGTGCGATATAATCCTTATTTCCTTTTTGAAACTCGTTTAAAAAAGTTTGATAATACTTCAACGCTTCTTCTTCCAGATAGGCTGGTTTTACTTTTCGTAAATCTGCCGCATTCCCCCAGGAGTTCTCACTCAGATCATAAGGTACCTTTGCGGTAAACTCAAAACTATATTCATAAAAAGGAAGACCGCTACCTGTAAATACTTCGCCTTCAGCATCTGTAGTAGGGCTACGGTGTTTCATGACCTCGTGCTCATCATCAAAGTCCATCTCACTTTGCTTATCGATCTGGGTTACCGTGATGCTTACCGCAGAGGCATCACCCAGTTGGGTTATGGTCTCCCCATGCTCATATTCTTCTTTGATCAAATCCCCCACAGGATACATACGTACCGTAACGGTTTGTGTTCCTGATTTTAAAATTTTACTATTAATCCGTAATGG
Proteins encoded:
- a CDS encoding GIDE domain-containing protein, which translates into the protein MLFPFLSFDIDTSDVLFFVLIGGMILYGVLKKKKPSTIETLEVSKISESPNGLCKIKGRILAIDKIGSPITETKCIGYSYSQLSYRYGGIRRAKGRKKWRTYRTESKSTDFYIEDSTGKIKVNARGISIQINVNRTEKKLSRTLLDVENLLLEDGTEYILTGTVIKNKDGSLEIIKNEKDKELVIMDKALYEFVYEDIPFMKKKASFFILFLVICVLCFIIYKSISN